A window of Mercenaria mercenaria strain notata chromosome 16, MADL_Memer_1, whole genome shotgun sequence contains these coding sequences:
- the LOC128549391 gene encoding uncharacterized protein LOC128549391 codes for MSGSENRKSGRPTTRHDYGKVNEIGFGDDDTGNPSENSDNQDGATGISTAVFSPVKNKKDETLALLQSQLQSLDQEEEELRKDAEITKLQKRIEQKKKSVAELRDKQFKELKQDLKVSNLSAYASGSRKNLKIQWESFILFCLYFHLQYLPAETYTLQLYAQLSRPSQIVLSQYTCPLSCLDQ; via the exons atgtcgGGGTCTGAAAATAGGAAGTCTGGTAGACCAACAACACGCCATGACTACGGTAAGGTCAACGAGATAGGATTCGGAGATGATGACACTGGAAATCCTTCCGAAAATTCGGACAACCAAGATGGCGCTACCGGCATTTCTACCGCCGTTTTCAGCCCAGTGAAAAATAAGAAGGATGAGACTTTGGCTCTTCTGCAAAGCCAGTTACAATCGTTGGATCAAGAAGAGGAGGAGTTGAGGAAGGATGCAGAAATTACAAAATTGCAGAAAAGGATTGAGCAGAAGAAAAAGTCAGTAGCAGAATTACGAG ATAAACAGTTTAAGGAATTAAAGCAGGACCTCAAAGTTTCAAATTTGTCTGCATATGCATCTGGTTCACGGAAGAATTTAAAAATTCAATGGGAgtcttttatacttttttgtttataCTTTCATTTACAGTATCTTCCAGCTGAAACTTACACTTTACAATTGTATGCTCAGTTGTCAAGACCTTCACAGATAGTTCTGTCACAATATACTTGTCCTCTATCTTGCCTAGACCAGTAG